The Saccharomonospora cyanea NA-134 genome includes a region encoding these proteins:
- a CDS encoding aspartate aminotransferase family protein produces MRIAPDELPERARAVLPGGNTRSTVFVPPHPPYAVAGEGCVVTDAQGHRVYDCNNNYTSLLHGHARREIVEVATETLARGSAFGLPTESEIELAELLRDRTGLTRWRFCNSGTEAVMMAVRVARAVTERSRIIRFEASYHGTYDGVVAASATGVPGAVEEQSVILPQADGAAFDAAMRQHGHEVAAVLIDLMPNRAGLRPVPRDFVDHVRARTREYGSLLVVDEVITFRLGVGGLRQRYGVAADLTTLGKVIGGGFPVGAVGGSVDVMKAFDPLGDGVVSWGGTFSANPVSMRAGATALRLYGKSEVDRLNALGDRLRQELADSGLPVSGFGSLIRLLVDDPTVTWWALYREGVLAGTNGLLALSTAMTDDDVTEIGTRVRAAARAST; encoded by the coding sequence ATGCGGATCGCGCCTGACGAGTTGCCCGAGCGGGCGAGGGCCGTGCTGCCCGGCGGCAACACCCGCAGCACCGTGTTCGTGCCCCCGCACCCCCCTTATGCCGTGGCCGGTGAGGGGTGCGTGGTCACCGACGCGCAGGGCCATCGGGTGTACGACTGCAACAACAACTACACCTCGCTTCTGCACGGACACGCACGTCGCGAGATCGTCGAGGTCGCGACGGAGACGCTGGCCAGGGGCTCGGCGTTCGGGCTTCCCACCGAGTCGGAGATCGAACTCGCGGAGCTGTTGCGGGACCGCACCGGACTCACGCGCTGGCGGTTCTGCAACTCGGGCACCGAGGCGGTGATGATGGCCGTCCGGGTCGCCAGAGCTGTGACCGAAAGGTCGCGAATCATCCGGTTCGAGGCCAGCTACCACGGGACCTACGACGGTGTGGTCGCGGCTTCCGCCACCGGTGTTCCGGGGGCGGTGGAGGAGCAGTCGGTGATCCTGCCGCAGGCGGACGGCGCGGCGTTCGACGCCGCCATGCGGCAGCACGGCCACGAGGTCGCCGCGGTGCTGATCGACCTCATGCCGAACAGGGCGGGACTGCGGCCGGTGCCACGTGACTTCGTGGACCACGTCAGGGCCCGCACCCGTGAGTACGGCAGTTTGCTGGTCGTCGACGAGGTGATCACGTTCCGGCTGGGTGTCGGCGGGCTCCGACAGCGCTACGGTGTGGCGGCCGATCTGACCACACTCGGCAAGGTGATCGGTGGCGGCTTCCCCGTCGGCGCGGTCGGCGGTTCCGTGGACGTGATGAAGGCGTTCGACCCGCTCGGCGACGGAGTCGTGAGCTGGGGCGGAACCTTCAGCGCGAACCCGGTGAGCATGCGCGCCGGTGCCACCGCACTACGTCTCTATGGAAAGTCCGAAGTAGACCGGCTCAACGCTTTGGGCGATCGGCTCCGGCAGGAGCTGGCCGACTCGGGGCTTCCGGTCAGCGGGTTCGGATCGCTGATCCGCTTGCTCGTCGACGACCCCACCGTGACGTGGTGGGCCCTGTACCGCGAGGGGGTGCTCGCGGGCACCAACGGGCTGCTCGCGTTGTCCACCGCGATGACCGACGACGACGTCACCGAGATCGGCACGCGGGTGCGGGCCGCCGCGCGCGCGTCCACCTGA
- a CDS encoding aldehyde dehydrogenase family protein — protein sequence MATGLNYSSTSLGDEKLDQQFEQALRAAREGVREPLPHLVAGKPVTDGDIFERTDPSRPGNVVALARTATKRVVDEAVDAARSAAREWRNLPYTERVALLRAAKPEFAERACEIAGVISAETGKTRVEALAEAQEAIDLVEQYCSELERHDGLVTPMRSQSGERNTDVLRPYGVFGVIAPFNFPVALSVNMAAAALVTGNTVVLKPSDKTPFSTALAAEILGRALPEGVLNVVHGGADTGQAIAASSVDGIAFTGSAAVGWSLVRTLGQGAWARPVLAEMGGQNPAIVTASADLDAAAEGIVRSAFGLSGQKCSACRRVVVDRAVHDELVDKLVSRAERLVVGDALDPVTNLGPVIDGAIAARIDAALDTAAREGTVRTGGRVAGLDGNFFAPVIVTDLPRGHALTRDELFAPFLTVTAVDGFDDAIAEANAVDYGLSAGIFTADTAEQDRFLDEIEAGVVYVNRREGATTGAWPGIQSFCGWKASGSTGKGGLGPWYLPGFCREQSRTIGA from the coding sequence ATGGCCACCGGACTCAACTACTCCTCGACCTCGCTCGGCGACGAGAAGCTCGACCAGCAGTTCGAGCAGGCTCTCCGCGCCGCTCGCGAGGGCGTCCGCGAACCGCTGCCCCACCTGGTCGCGGGCAAGCCGGTCACGGACGGCGACATCTTCGAACGCACCGATCCCTCCCGGCCCGGAAACGTGGTGGCACTCGCCCGGACTGCGACGAAGCGGGTAGTGGACGAGGCGGTGGACGCCGCGCGGTCCGCGGCCCGTGAGTGGCGAAACCTTCCCTACACCGAGCGCGTCGCGCTGCTGCGCGCGGCGAAGCCGGAGTTCGCCGAGCGGGCGTGCGAGATCGCGGGCGTGATCTCGGCCGAGACCGGCAAGACCCGCGTGGAGGCACTCGCCGAAGCGCAGGAGGCGATCGATCTCGTCGAGCAGTACTGCTCCGAGCTGGAGCGTCATGACGGCCTGGTCACTCCGATGCGTTCGCAGTCCGGCGAGCGCAACACCGACGTCCTGCGGCCCTACGGCGTGTTCGGGGTGATCGCACCGTTCAACTTCCCCGTCGCGCTGTCGGTCAACATGGCCGCGGCGGCGCTCGTGACCGGCAACACCGTGGTCCTCAAGCCGTCCGACAAGACCCCGTTCTCGACCGCGCTCGCCGCCGAGATTCTCGGGCGAGCACTGCCCGAGGGGGTGCTCAACGTCGTCCACGGCGGCGCTGACACGGGGCAGGCCATCGCCGCCTCCTCGGTCGACGGGATCGCGTTCACCGGTTCCGCCGCCGTCGGCTGGAGCCTGGTTCGCACGCTCGGCCAGGGTGCGTGGGCGCGGCCGGTGCTGGCGGAGATGGGCGGCCAGAACCCCGCGATCGTCACCGCGTCCGCCGACCTGGACGCCGCCGCCGAGGGGATCGTGCGTTCGGCCTTCGGCCTTTCCGGGCAGAAGTGCAGCGCGTGCAGGCGGGTCGTCGTCGACCGCGCCGTCCACGACGAGCTTGTGGACAAACTGGTGAGCCGGGCGGAACGACTCGTCGTCGGCGACGCGCTGGACCCCGTGACGAACCTCGGCCCGGTCATCGACGGCGCCATCGCGGCGCGCATCGACGCGGCCCTCGACACCGCGGCCCGCGAGGGCACGGTCCGCACCGGCGGCCGGGTGGCCGGACTGGACGGGAACTTCTTCGCCCCTGTCATCGTGACCGACCTTCCACGCGGCCACGCGCTCACCAGGGACGAGTTGTTCGCGCCGTTTCTGACCGTCACCGCCGTCGACGGTTTCGACGACGCCATCGCCGAGGCCAACGCCGTCGACTACGGCCTGTCGGCGGGCATCTTCACCGCCGACACCGCCGAGCAGGACCGGTTCCTGGACGAGATCGAAGCCGGTGTCGTCTACGTCAACCGCAGGGAGGGCGCCACCACCGGCGCCTGGCCGGGCATCCAGTCGTTCTGCGGGTGGAAGGCCAGCGGCTCCACGGGCAAGGGCGGACTCGGCCCCTGGTACCTCCCCGGCTTCTGCCGCGAACAGAGCCGCACGATCGGCGCTTGA
- a CDS encoding acetoin reductase, producing MTSSDQRIAIVTGAARGIGRGIAERLARDGLAVAVADLDSMREEAESVAQGIEQAGGRSTALTVDVSDPEQVNALVRGTVERFGKLDVFVANAGIARVNPLLDMTLDELDTLVRVNLYGVFNSYQAAARQMIEQGTGGKIIGAASIAAHKGFEMLGGYSVTKWGVRGLTQVAAQEWAKHGITVNAYCPGIVGTAMWELIDEKMTEQSGEERGTALKRFSESIALGRVEEPRDVASFVSYLASRDSDYMTGQSVMIDGGIIYN from the coding sequence ATGACGAGCAGTGACCAACGCATCGCCATCGTGACCGGAGCGGCTCGCGGTATCGGGAGAGGCATCGCCGAACGGCTGGCGCGAGACGGCCTCGCTGTCGCCGTGGCCGACCTCGACTCCATGCGAGAGGAGGCGGAGAGCGTCGCACAGGGCATCGAGCAGGCGGGTGGGCGGTCAACCGCGCTCACGGTCGACGTCAGCGATCCCGAACAGGTCAACGCGCTGGTGCGGGGCACCGTCGAGCGGTTCGGCAAGTTGGACGTCTTCGTCGCCAACGCCGGGATCGCGAGGGTCAACCCACTGCTCGACATGACGCTCGACGAGCTCGACACGCTCGTCCGGGTGAACCTCTACGGCGTGTTCAACTCCTACCAGGCCGCCGCTCGGCAGATGATCGAGCAGGGCACCGGCGGCAAGATCATCGGCGCCGCCTCGATCGCCGCGCACAAGGGCTTCGAAATGCTCGGCGGCTATTCCGTCACCAAGTGGGGCGTGCGCGGACTCACGCAGGTCGCGGCACAGGAGTGGGCCAAACACGGCATCACCGTGAACGCGTACTGTCCCGGCATCGTCGGCACGGCGATGTGGGAGCTCATCGACGAGAAGATGACCGAGCAGTCCGGTGAGGAACGCGGCACGGCTCTCAAACGGTTCTCCGAGTCGATCGCGCTGGGCCGGGTGGAGGAGCCGCGGGACGTGGCGTCGTTCGTGTCCTACCTGGCTTCGCGTGACTCCGACTACATGACCGGACAGTCGGTGATGATCGACGGAGGCATCATCTACAACTGA
- a CDS encoding amino acid permease, which translates to MSTETVAPESEQGPQLGKGLRQRHVTMISLGGIIGAGLFVGSSTAIANIGPAATVTYALAGLIVLFVMRMIGEMAVALPGRSSFTEYVRAGLGDLGGFTAGWLYWYFWVIVVAVEAVAGAELLQRWVPAPMWLIALALVITMTVVNCFAVRSYGEFEFWFASIKVAAIIVFIALGLGYAFGWTSDAGPTFGNLTSGGGFFAMGLAAVFAGVPTVIFAICGAEIATIAAAESDEPAKSVAQMTRSVIVRVLTFYVGAVLVIVAVVPWQKIVSGQSPFVAAMDEMSIPAAGDIMNIIVVIAVLSCMNSGVYVASRVLFGLSVRGDAPTMFSGLSKRRVPLRAILAGGVVGYVAVGAAIFSPDGLFAFLVNASGAIMLLVYLLIGFSQLRLRRRLEREGTSLSLKMWLFPWLTIVVIGAIVAVLVAMAFQSALAPQLYASLASVAVVLVAFVLRRRLGSRSQSSTRVGSGE; encoded by the coding sequence ATGTCCACCGAGACTGTCGCTCCGGAGTCGGAGCAAGGCCCGCAACTGGGCAAGGGTCTACGCCAACGCCACGTCACGATGATCTCGCTCGGCGGCATCATCGGCGCGGGCCTGTTCGTCGGCAGCAGCACGGCGATCGCCAACATCGGTCCGGCGGCCACGGTCACCTACGCGCTCGCCGGTCTGATCGTGCTGTTCGTGATGCGGATGATCGGTGAGATGGCCGTCGCCCTTCCCGGGCGCAGCTCCTTCACCGAGTACGTGCGCGCCGGGCTCGGCGATCTCGGCGGCTTCACCGCCGGATGGCTGTACTGGTACTTCTGGGTGATCGTGGTGGCGGTCGAGGCCGTCGCGGGCGCCGAGCTGCTCCAGCGTTGGGTCCCGGCGCCCATGTGGCTCATCGCGCTGGCTCTCGTGATCACGATGACCGTGGTCAACTGCTTCGCCGTCCGCTCGTACGGCGAGTTCGAGTTCTGGTTCGCCTCCATCAAGGTCGCCGCGATCATCGTGTTCATCGCTCTCGGCCTGGGCTACGCCTTCGGCTGGACATCCGACGCGGGCCCCACGTTCGGCAACCTCACCAGCGGCGGCGGGTTCTTCGCGATGGGGCTGGCGGCCGTGTTCGCGGGCGTTCCCACGGTCATCTTCGCCATCTGCGGCGCCGAGATCGCCACCATCGCGGCGGCGGAGTCGGACGAACCCGCCAAGAGCGTGGCTCAGATGACGCGCTCCGTGATCGTCCGGGTGCTCACCTTCTACGTCGGCGCGGTGCTGGTCATCGTGGCCGTCGTGCCGTGGCAGAAGATCGTGTCCGGCCAGTCCCCGTTCGTCGCCGCCATGGACGAGATGAGCATCCCCGCCGCGGGCGACATCATGAACATCATCGTCGTCATCGCGGTGCTGAGCTGCATGAACTCCGGCGTGTACGTCGCGTCCCGAGTACTGTTCGGACTGTCGGTCCGCGGGGACGCGCCCACGATGTTCAGTGGGCTGTCGAAGCGCCGGGTGCCGCTGCGGGCGATCCTCGCCGGAGGCGTGGTCGGCTACGTCGCCGTCGGCGCCGCGATCTTCTCGCCGGACGGGTTGTTCGCGTTCCTCGTCAACGCCTCGGGCGCGATCATGCTGCTCGTGTACCTGCTGATCGGGTTCTCGCAACTCCGGCTGCGCAGGCGACTCGAACGCGAGGGCACGTCACTGTCGCTGAAGATGTGGTTGTTCCCGTGGCTCACCATCGTGGTGATCGGTGCGATCGTCGCGGTGCTCGTCGCCATGGCGTTCCAGTCCGCTCTCGCACCACAGCTCTACGCCAGCCTCGCCAGCGTGGCCGTCGTGCTGGTGGCCTTCGTCCTGCGGCGTCGGCTCGGCAGCCGTTCCCAGTCCAGCACTCGCGTCGGAAGCGGAGAGTGA